The genomic DNA TGAACGGGGTCTTTGCACGAATGGGGAAAGGTGTCAGATGGAAAGAATTGGATAAGCTATGGCCTTACTGGACTTCGGTTGTCTGTATTTGCGGTGATCCTGAttgcggtggtggctgtggttgGAAATGCGGTTCTggtcggggttggggagCAGTTGGCAGCGAGACTGGAGGATACTTCCTCGGCCGGCCCCGTTTTGCTTGGGGCGCTGGTTTTATTGATGCTGCGGACGGAGGCGGGTTCGGGTTTGCTGGAGGAGCCCTCGATGCTGCCGATGGCGGATTCAACCACGAGGGTTGTGCTCGAGCACCGAGAAAAGCGTTTGCGGTCGCGTTTGAAGATGCAATCTGCGCACGGTCGGCGCCCGAAGCCAGCTGGTTTCGACTGGAAGTTGTATTGGGCGCCATCGGTCGAGTCAAGCCGCGATCTCTCTCACGTCCCGATGTTGGccgagaggagaggagagggctTGGAAGACTGAGAGCGCCAGTGGTCGGGTCAGCAAGATGAAccgatttttttttcttttgatcATGCAGCGGTGAACCAAACagcaaaagcaaacaaaGGCAGGCAGGCCAGTGTGGTTTGCAGCTCTAGCATCATATGCCAGCGGGACAGCTGGAGAACGCGTGGGCGGAAAAGAGAAGGCAACACGAACCATCGAAACGAAAAGAAACGGAATCGCTAGGTTGCTAGGCAGGCGATGGTTAGAAAAATACTCGAATATATGTTTGAAAGATCATTTGTACTGGGAGCGGCGGCTTCCTCGTCAAGCGGAAATAAAGCCAGGAAGGTGCGTGAAGTTGACTGAGGCAAGATAGAAAGAAAACCCCTTGCCAGGAGCTTTCTTTTGAGAAGCCCAAAGTGGCAAGCGCATTCGAGCGGacccaaaagaaaaatgaCGGGCTGGACTTTCCTGCCAAAACAAAGACAAAGCGCCACTACCTCAAGACCATCATGGACAGTGGCTACCGACTGCAGGTGCCTGCCTAAGGTATGCATGGAATTAGGTGGACATCATTCTCAAGAAAATATCGCAATACAACATACAACACGAAGGCACTTCCTCACACGCGGGTTGCTGGGCCGCGCAAAGTGCGGGCGGCAGGGGCAGGTGGCGGCTGGGAATTTTCGACGTGGTAGTCGCAGCCCGGAGGCTAccttatttttatttatttatccCAACTTCTCATGGAGCAACAGCCCAGTCGACAGGTTGCCCCTCCTACTCAAGCTGTTGGCGAACGAAACGATGAATTTTACTGTTCTCGCCCACTCGTACTTTGTGGGACAATGCCCTGCTGTGCGAGTAGAGTACTCGAGGAGACATAGGTACATGGTACTCGATGCACAATGCCCTGCATCCCATAGTATGAAATACCTGGGTTCCCCAGAATCAACCCCCACTAGATCTTGACTACACTAGGAGCTTATCTTATCGGAGCTAGACTCTGGTCAAGGAGTGGGTCCCAAGACCCCTGTCTCCATTGCCTgggccaaaaaaaaagtttcGAGCAGGCTGTCGCGCGCGGGCAGCAACCACACAAACGAAGCTCACGActggcaccaccccctcggcTTTCAGGTTTTCTTCACCAACGCATTCGAAATGGCAGCAGAGGTTCAACCGTTACCGCTGGTTAAGCTGCCTTCGGGCCCCAGCCCCGTCACACCCGAACAGCGATACTGGAGATCCTTCAAGAACCAGAAATTACATACCTCGACGGCAACATGGCCCATCTCGCACATCAGTTTCCCCGCCCAGACAGGCGCCGTCCTGTCCAATTCCATGGTTGCCGCCACAAAGATCAATGACCTCTTTGCAGTAACCTCAGGTCCCCGTGTGGACATCTTCTCGATACGAAAGCGCGAGCTCCTCAAGACGATTGGTCGCTTCGACAGCGAGGCCCATTCCGGCGAGATTAGGGCTGACGGCAGAGCGCTGGTCGCCGGTGAGGATTCGGGAAAGATGCAGGTTTTTGATGTCGGCGGCGGTACAAGGGCTGTTATTCTCAAGACATGGCACATCCACAAGCAGCCGGTGTGGGTTACAAAGTGGTCACCCACCgagctcaccaccctcatgAGTTGCAGTGATGACAAGACGGTCCGGCTGTGGGACCTGCCatcaaacaaccccagccATACCTTTACCGGTCACTCAGACTACGTCCGCAGCGGCGCTTTCATCCCCggcggcaacagcaacatgcTGGTCACCGGTTCCTACGATGAGACGGTCCGGGTGTGGGATGCCAGGACACCGGGCGGTTCAGTCTTCACCTTTAAGCACAAGGACCCAATCGAAGAAGTCCTGCCCCTTCCCGGgggcaccaccctcctcgctgCCTCCGGAAACGCCATCTCGGTCCTTGACCTGGTCGCCGCGAAACCACTGCGTCTTATTACGAACCACCAAAAGACTGTCACAAGCCTCTCGTTGGCGTCCAATGGCAAGCGTGTTGTCAGCGGCAGTCTGGATGGCCATGTCAAGGTCTTTGAGACTTCCAACTGGAACGTCGTGTTTGGGTGCAAATACTCCAGCCCtatcctctccctctcggTCATCGCCGCCGGCGCAGCCCAAGAAGATCGCCACCTCGCCGTAGGCATGCAATCCGGCGTGTTGGCCATCCGCACCAAGCTGTCAGGAGCAGCCGCCGAGAAGGCCCGCGAGCGCGCCGCTATCGAAGCCGCCATTGGCACCTCAGCTCTCGACAAGATCGACGCCAGAAATGCCAAGCGCAAACGCGCAGCCGTCAGCAACAAGAACATGGACATGCTGGGCGAAAACGTCGACGTCGTCATCCCAACATCAGACACTGGCtccaggaagaagaagctcaagccCTGGCAGCGCAACTTCAAGGATGGGTTCTACGCCGCGTGTCTAGACGAAGTAATCGACATGTCCGGGCCAGAGTACCAACCTCTTACCGCCCTCACCGTTCTCATTGCTCTTCGTCACCGGTCCGCGCTCCGCGAGGCGCTCGAGGGTCGCGACGAAGTGTCCATCATCCCTCTTCTAAAATGGGTGAGCAAATACATTGTTGACCCGCGCTACCTCAGCATTTGCGTTGATGTGTCCTTCCACTTGTACGATCTCTACAGCGAGCACGTTGCCGGAAGCTCAGAACTGGCAGTGTTGTTCCACGCTCTCCTCGGCAAGGTGTCAAGGGCGGCGAGCAAGGCGCAAACCGCCATGGAAGTGGCGGGCATGTTGGAGACCTTGACGTTGGGGAATAACTAGGGGGCAGCGTCagtttgttgatgaaggGGCAAGCCTACTTTTGTGTATTTTTAATTATTCTCTGTCTGGTCTCTTTGTATTGCATTGCGTCGGAGTTTTTATATTGTTCTATTTGCTCCAAGAGGGGATAGGAAAGGGTTTATTAAAAAGCCACTGCTGCTCTCGTACTGTTGTTactgttgtggttgttttgttgtctTTTGACATAGAGAGATACCTACACTCGGATATTGCTGCGAGAAGGGGCATGACGGGGAAATAAAACATATGTTTCGGATGGGTCTACCTGGTATGGCGTTTCGTGGCGGTCAACGTCTTTCTGTGTTGGTGTGTAATCTCTTGTCATGATACGGTCTTTGAAATGGCTCAAGTATTAGGATGTATTTCCTTCAcatgttggggttggttgtctCAACAAAACATCACTTTCGGCGATGAATcatgtcctcctcgccgtcaaGCCGGGTACGCCACCCGATCTTGGTGAGTCAGTCGGATGCACTAGGGCTCTGAAATCGTCTCCCAAACAGCTGGTGGTCACATCAATTGGATTATCCATCATGGTTTTGATGTCAGAGGCTTTGAGCTAATGGCTCAACCTTCCACCAAGactcttcttttctcttcccaACAAAAGCCAACTTCAATCTTAATGAATGTGCTGGGGGAATTCATCATTCATCAAGATGAAAGAGGAAATGTTCAATCAAGTCTCATTTACGCCCCAAATCATCCATAACATCCCACAATGTTGGCCCATCCATATCCCTACCCTACCCTACATGTTCCCAAAAGGCTAAAATCCACCGCTGTATATAACAGAACACCTCGTCATATCCATAACTCGTATACGCAAATTCACCTTCCGTCCCAAAAAAAAGTCCAAACCAAGGGAAATGAAAGCTCAAAAATGATGAGATATCATAGAATTCCAATGTTGGAAATGCGCCTCTTTTTACCACTGCCCCTGATGCACATACCCCTGATGGCGCCTCGACGATCTCCCCGTTCCAATATCAATCgacctcaactcctcctccaggcTCAACTCCgttccaccacccaccccaccaccattggcATACCCGTCATTTTGATGCCGATACCCCCCGTCATGATAATCATAATCATCCATCCCTCCTCGTCTGGCAGCACTACTGCTGTGCAACTGCAGCGCGCCGCTCatattactattattatacCCCTGGGAAGGCGGCAACGCCAAAGGGATCTtagccggaggaggaggcccaTTCCGTCCAATACTCCCCTGCATGGAAGGGTGGTAATTCTCCCCGGCACCATAGTCAAAAGTTGAGGCTCGTGGGAGATTCCTTTGGGAATTAAAGTTGTCCTGGTGAGGAGGCAGGGGAGCAAGAGGCTGAGAGTCTAAGCCAACGTTGCTGTTCCTCCTTCCGGGACCAAGACCATTGGCGCCAGACATGACTGGTTCTGATGGTGAGAACCCAGACGAGATGGACATGCGATGGGGAGGTTTCTTTTGGAGGCGATTTCGGCCGTTGGAGACAGGCGGGGACGGAGTGAGGGAATCGAAAGAGTCAGGTGCGACGTAGCTTTGTGGACGGGAGGCGGCAGCGATGCGTAGAGGACGACGGCCGGTCGAAGATACGGGCTGCGGTTGTGGACCACCCGGTGTAGGACGAGGAGCGGGAGATGTCTGTGTCGGCTTCTTCGCTTCGGGTTCAGGTGCCCAAGTGTCCATGGGCAAATGGTCAGAGGGGTCAACTTCGCGACCATCGTGTGTGATGATCTTGCCAGTGGCTGCGTCGTAGTCCGGCAGAGCAGCGGTCGGGTCGTgcatggcagcagcggcggcggtggggttgagAACCTCATAGCTATCGGGGCCGAAAGGAACGCTGGACATAGCGCGGCTATCAGAGGATGGTGGTCTGGGGCTTACTGACTTACGGCGGAtggtgtgctgctgctggggtgggttgtgatgttgctggggcGGGTTGGGACTAGGGTCACGAACGGGTGGGTTGGGCGAGTATGCCCGCGACTTGATCACTACGTTAACACTCGATGTCGATGGCCCTGCTGTGTAAGTCATGGGACTCCTGCCATGAGCAGTAGGCTGAGCGTTGTAGCTCGCCGGGGATCCATCTTGATCATATCTCCGAGCGACATCCATGGTTCTGCCCCTTGGGGGTGTCTCCATTTGCGCTTGTTGGTTGTACCGTCGACGACCACTGTCTTCGTTGACACGCACCGCGATCTCCTGTGAGATGTTTGGATCAATCCCAGGAATCAACGCAGCAGGCACTGGTGCAGCCGAGTAGCTGTTTGACCCATTATCGGGCTCATCTCGCCATGGCAGTGCTCTCTGGTTCTGATGGGACTCGTACGTGGGAAGGCTAGGCTCGGAATGCCGGCCATAgttggaagaagacgagtAATCCGACGGTTCCCGCCGTGACAAGTCGGTGGAGGACATCACGTAGCCATTGGAGCTCTGATATCCCGATTGTTCCTGCATTCCAGGCGAGGTCGAACAGCGCTGGTCTTGCACGCCAGAAGTCGAGTACCGCTGGTCTTGTACACTGGGAGAAGTCGAGTACCGCTGGTCTTGCATCCCAGGCGAGGTCGAGTACCGGTCTTGCATCCCAGGAGAAGTCGAGTACCGCTGATCTTGCATGCCTGGAGAGGTGGAGTATTGATGGTCCACTGCATTGCTCGGTCTTCTCCCTGAAATGTTCAGTGGAGCAGGGCTAGTCTGTTCAAAGTCCAGATCATACTGTTGTTGAGATTGGCCAGGAGGCGCCCTGCCCATGCTTCTTCTGTTCGAATTAGAAGACTCGGGAGACTCGGGGACGTCTTCGACGGTGGCTTGCATGCCTCTATGTGACTGGTCATACCCGTTCGTGTCATATGAATAATGTCTAGGTGGCGGGGGTTGCTCTATAGCCTGATACTGAGAGCCAGGCAGAGCAGCTGGTGACGAGTCGGCAGCCTTGTAAGTCGGGCGCCCCGGGTAACTTGAAGGGGAGGCAGAAGCACGATGGGCCTCGTTCCTCAGAACGTCTTGTCTCATTGTCGGCGGAGTCCCTTGAAACCCTGAATTAGGAGCAGAGTTGAGGCTAGGCCTAGACCGATgggcgggaggtggaggaggtcgatCGTCACTAAATTCCAGAGGTGGCTCCTGTTGAGGTGCTCCATATGGGTCACTGGGCCTAGAGTCATAGCGGTCGTACGACTGTGATTGCTGTCCAGGGTATCTGTCCACTCTTTCCGATGTCTGGTATTgttgagggggcggtggcTCTCGTCGAAGATCGGCACTACGCTCTCGACGAGGATAATGttccggtggtggtggttgctgctggtagCGCGACGACTGAGACCCATACTCAATATGCTGCAGGGGTGACTGAGACGGCACATATGATGAAATAGGATTTGGCTGAGAGCGAGGCGGTGTCTCTACCGGCTCCGGCGCaggggcaggtggtggtggctttgACGACGGTGCGGGTGAGGGTGTTTTCCCCGTAACCGGATCCGAAGGTAGGGGCCGCCGTTTCGGCATGGCCCTGGGTCCCGTGGCGGCCACTGGCGCTGTCTCGGGTTGCTGCTCATTTTCTGCTAAAGAAGCTTGTTGCGGATTTCTTGACTTGGTTGGTGCCTTGTCGGGCttggggtggttgtcgtAGTATGTGAGTTCAAGACGGAGCTCGCCAGCATATTTACCCCTGCATTGCAGTTGGTGCCATTGATCACTCTGCCCACCCCCATCGACAATGATATCGCGCAGGTCTATCCATGCCTCGCCTATAAGTTCGGTcttcttgtcgtcgttgAACACGGACACTTTAAGCTGAAAGTAGTCTGGTGAGTCGTGAACTGTGAATCTGAGTTCTTGATCCCTGTGTGATATGACATGGTTAGTCGAGTTCACCATCCCGTCTATCTAGCCTTGTGTTGCTGTGACCCGAAAGATTGGGGAAACATACCATCTGGGAGTTTGACCGCCACGAATGTCGGTGCTGgtcttctttgcttctttccCCAGGCGCGCAGCGCAGTAAGGATCTTGTTTTCCAATCGTCTTGCGGTTCGGTAAGTTTTTCGCCCggtccaccaccaaaacaagcGTACCGATTTCTGGTCCATCGGCACTCATGTCTGAGAAGATGCCCGCCGTATGGGCGAGCGGGAGGGTTTTTGTTCTGGTGGACATTTTGCCCTTATTTTTCTGTTTTGTGGCTCTTGATTGATCAAAAGAAGGGATCGGGATTGTTTACTCGAGGGGGGCTTGGTCCAGCGACTGTTGGTCcttgttttgggggggagggtgtttcCAGGTTGTGCTGACGTGCGGTCCGAGGTAGGTGCCCCGCTGACAACGAGGGTCGAATGCTTGACTTCAGAAGTGTgtcaaaaaacaaaagagaaacaTGAGGTCAGACTGAAGAGTTAGGCCACGACCCAGAGAGCTCAAcgaagggaaggagggaaagaaggagcaggtgcagaaagaagaaagcaCCCTGATGAgagagcaggaggaagcACAAGCACAGGAAGCACACAAGCACAAGCACAAGCATCCGCACGGCAGTGGTGCCGCCCGGGCCCCCCAAACAACCGCTAGCTTGGGTTAGATCGCGCGTCTCTGCGGTGGTTGGGTGGATTCCAAGTTGGGGGATTACGTGCATTTCCACTGGATTTGGGGTGGCTGGTGCGCCCGATACCCGCGTTACCGCGCAAATCCGCGAGGCTGGGCTGATGCCCCGAACAGGGGTTTAAAGCTGTTTCCTGATCGACCTTGCAGTGGCAGCCCCAAATCCTCGTCTCTGATTTGCACCAGcctctttccccttcctgcATCCCGACATCCCAAGATAAAGAGATTTCAACTGCAGCTTGAAACGCAACTTCCCTTTGCATCTGTTTCCAGGTTGTTTGGTTCTTTCTCGGGTTATGGCGTGTCGCGACTCGTAAGCCATCCTCTGTCTCCCAAGCCACCTTGTTGACGTCTTGAACCCCACCTTGATGTTGCTTTTACCAAGAATCCACGATCTTCCCGAAACAAAACCCCACAACTGGAGAAATCAGGAACCGGATTTCAGCTCTTGTCATGTCTCTCGAGCTGGGGTCACCACTGTAAAGGTATATGTCACATGAGTTATTTTACCAGGTCTATATTATACCTGAAGACAGGTATATTTGATCACTGTTGTGCTAGTTTTGCTTGGATGCCACGGTAGCTACAAATGAAATATCGAGGAGACTCGAGGTTGGATTATATTTTACAAGATTTCAGACACGCTAATTTCCCGCTTCCCCACGTATAGCGGTTTACATGTTGTTGAGGCGCTCCTCGGCAGACTTCTTAGCCTCGTCAGAGACATTAGGGTTCTTCATGGTCCTGTCCGGCCAAACCACCGTTAGCTGCCGTGTTTCGGAACGCGCGCCTCGGATGCAACGGATCACTTACGCCTTGAGACCACCGGCAACGTTGCCTGGgttcttgtccttggtgtCGCTAGCCTTGGGGACTACACGCGTGATTAGCAAGAGACATCGGGTGTTCATGGAGAGCACGCATACCGTCACCACCGTTGAACTCGTTGTCGAGAATTTTTTGGGAGTTATCCTTGGACTCcttggaggtgttggggttgttcaAGTTGGCCTTGTGGCCGCCGGCGATCTGAGCATCAGTAGGCATCCTGAAGGTTGGTTGATTGTATGGAGAGATTGCGTTTTGTGTGAGGGGTAATGAGAATTAGTGTCTGGAAGGTGGGATCTCCCCCGGTCATATATCAACAATACCAGTTGATAGCACGATGCGGCTTGCTCGCTCAACGGGTGGCTTTGTCGTGTAGAGCCAAGCTAGAGCTCACTATAGGCTTGGGCATGTTTTCTTGACGCAAGGTTCCTTGATCGGGATTGTAGAGTAGCACGTCGTGGACAAAATAACTGGCACAGCAAAGTAGGTCAATTCAGGAGAGTAGTCCGAATCGCACTTGAAAAGATACCTAGTTAAGATGCGTTAGAGATGATTAGTTACTAGGGCTCGGAAGATAGTTAATAGATCTTAACGAGTAGTTAAAGAGGCCTATTCATGATTTAATGAGGTATAAATTAATGGCCATCACACGTTCTACTAACCTAGAGTACCTGCTATTTTGTCCAGGACATGAGTAGGCGCTTCGAAAAGAGGACGGTGAGAATGGCCGACATCATGGGCAAAGTCCGAACATGATGCCGAGATCCAGCGGGTGCTTTGCCATGGAGTCCACCGGACCCATGCAAACATCCGTAGTTGAAGCTAAAATCGATCGCTCCAGGGGGGGACGGTTCTTAGATCCAGATTCCCGCAGATCTACAACTCCACGTCAATAACTAGACCGAGCGAAAAGTTCCCAACCTTGAACCGTCTTGCACCAGCTGGACGATTCTGAAGCTAAGGACTGATGATGTCAGGAAAAGGGGTTCAGGAACGCTAACACAGATGTCTGTCTTTAGGAGAACAGCAAGTTCGTCATGTAATGTCAATCATAAATCTTTGGTGTCTTGAAGCCCGAAATATTAGCTGCATCTTCAAAATCTGGATGACTGCCAAGACGAACAATATAGGGGTAGGGTGTATGCTTAATAGCCGATGCCCTGCTTTCCGATCTTGCATCATGTCAGCAATCAGTGAGTGATCTTCTCACCAGGTGCCGTCGTATTGGGTGTAGCAGAGCTGACTATGTACATATATATGTATGAGAAAGGTAACGAATGGGAACAAATGGATTTTTTGTGCAggccatcaactccaacaaGAGTCATTGCGTCCTCTGTGCGTCTGCCAGTGGTGACGAGGAACTTCTTCAGCCCTACAACAAGCTCCACTGGCTGATGGGGAAGGCTAGAAACTTGGCGTTACGTCAATAGCGTCTGAGGTTCAACCTCGCGGCAACGTCCTGTCAATCAAATTGTCGTGATAGAATGCTTACTGGCCTTCTGTCGTCTCGGTTGAGGAACAAGACCTCAGCTTTCAGCATTCATCATGAAGTGAGGACATCCGGACGTCCCGACGGTGAGGACACGCCAACCGTGACTCGTGGAAAGCTGCGTCCAGTAGGGAGACACTGCAGCGTTGTGAGCCCCTCGGGCCGAATCTTCAGGCTCAAATATGCTGTCGATCTTTGCAGATTATGTGTCGGTAAAGAAATCAGGAACTTTGGAGGTTCAAAGTCGACGCAAAACTCTTTGGATGCCTTGTATCTTGAAGCCCAAAGAACATTTACAAAAGAAAAGTTGACATCGGACAATAAAGCCACGCTATTCCCAATTAGAACATCTCCACAATTTGACGCCGTTGTCTTATCGATAAACCAAAAACCAAGCCACAGTCCCCATCTTAACGGGCGCGGCGCTACTTTCCCGTTTCAGCGTTTCCCCCGTTTGGTCACCACCTGTCCACAAGGCTGAGAGCCGAATTATTGATTTTTGTCGTCACCTGCACTTGCCCAGTCTTGTTGATTTGCTCGTGTGTGGTGCATATTCAGCTCCAAACTGTCGGGTCTCCGCCCTGTGCCCCTCTCTCTAACAACCGTTTTCTAGGAGGCCGTCCGGGGTAATTGGCCGATTCCCCACGTGCTAGGCATGTTGTTTCAAGACTTTCAAAAcatcacatcatcaacaacaacctaAAACCACACCCAAGCCGATTCCAAAAATACCTCCCACGCGG from Podospora pseudoanserina strain CBS 124.78 chromosome 2, whole genome shotgun sequence includes the following:
- the utp15 gene encoding U3 small nucleolar RNA-associated protein 15 (BUSCO:EOG09261MMR; EggNog:ENOG503NXEF; COG:S), producing MAAEVQPLPLVKLPSGPSPVTPEQRYWRSFKNQKLHTSTATWPISHISFPAQTGAVLSNSMVAATKINDLFAVTSGPRVDIFSIRKRELLKTIGRFDSEAHSGEIRADGRALVAGEDSGKMQVFDVGGGTRAVILKTWHIHKQPVWVTKWSPTELTTLMSCSDDKTVRLWDLPSNNPSHTFTGHSDYVRSGAFIPGGNSNMLVTGSYDETVRVWDARTPGGSVFTFKHKDPIEEVLPLPGGTTLLAASGNAISVLDLVAAKPLRLITNHQKTVTSLSLASNGKRVVSGSLDGHVKVFETSNWNVVFGCKYSSPILSLSVIAAGAAQEDRHLAVGMQSGVLAIRTKLSGAAAEKARERAAIEAAIGTSALDKIDARNAKRKRAAVSNKNMDMLGENVDVVIPTSDTGSRKKKLKPWQRNFKDGFYAACLDEVIDMSGPEYQPLTALTVLIALRHRSALREALEGRDEVSIIPLLKWVSKYIVDPRYLSICVDVSFHLYDLYSEHVAGSSELAVLFHALLGKVSRAASKAQTAMEVAGMLETLTLGNN
- a CDS encoding hypothetical protein (BUSCO:EOG09263D2P; COG:S; EggNog:ENOG503P04J) — its product is MSTRTKTLPLAHTAGIFSDMSADGPEIGTLVLVVDRAKNLPNRKTIGKQDPYCAARLGKEAKKTSTDIRGGQTPRWDQELRFTVHDSPDYFQLKVSVFNDDKKTELIGEAWIDLRDIIVDGGGQSDQWHQLQCRGKYAGELRLELTYYDNHPKPDKAPTKSRNPQQASLAENEQQPETAPVAATGPRAMPKRRPLPSDPVTGKTPSPAPSSKPPPPAPAPEPVETPPRSQPNPISSYVPSQSPLQHIEYGSQSSRYQQQPPPPEHYPRRERSADLRREPPPPQQYQTSERVDRYPGQQSQSYDRYDSRPSDPYGAPQQEPPLEFSDDRPPPPPAHRSRPSLNSAPNSGFQGTPPTMRQDVLRNEAHRASASPSSYPGRPTYKAADSSPAALPGSQYQAIEQPPPPRHYSYDTNGYDQSHRGMQATVEDVPESPESSNSNRRSMGRAPPGQSQQQYDLDFEQTSPAPLNISGRRPSNAVDHQYSTSPGMQDQRYSTSPGMQDRYSTSPGMQDQRYSTSPSVQDQRYSTSGVQDQRCSTSPGMQEQSGYQSSNGYVMSSTDLSRREPSDYSSSSNYGRHSEPSLPTYESHQNQRALPWRDEPDNGSNSYSAAPVPAALIPGIDPNISQEIAVRVNEDSGRRRYNQQAQMETPPRGRTMDVARRYDQDGSPASYNAQPTAHGRSPMTYTAGPSTSSVNVVIKSRAYSPNPPVRDPSPNPPQQHHNPPQQQHTIRRKSVSPRPPSSDSRAMSSVPFGPDSYEVLNPTAAAAAMHDPTAALPDYDAATGKIITHDGREVDPSDHLPMDTWAPEPEAKKPTQTSPAPRPTPGGPQPQPVSSTGRRPLRIAAASRPQSYVAPDSFDSLTPSPPVSNGRNRLQKKPPHRMSISSGFSPSEPVMSGANGLGPGRRNSNVGLDSQPLAPLPPHQDNFNSQRNLPRASTFDYGAGENYHPSMQGSIGRNGPPPPAKIPLALPPSQGYNNSNMSGALQLHSSSAARRGGMDDYDYHDGGYRHQNDGYANGGGVGGGTELSLEEELRSIDIGTGRSSRRHQGYVHQGQW
- a CDS encoding hypothetical protein (EggNog:ENOG503P6QX; COG:S); its protein translation is MPTDAQIAGGHKANLNNPNTSKESKDNSQKILDNEFNGGDVPKASDTKDKNPGNVAGGLKATMKNPNVSDEAKKSAEERLNNM